CAGGGTCATCTATCTCAAGCCGAAAACGGGACGGCCCGTGGCTCTGGTCCAGGCCGACATCCTGTCGGGGTCCAGGATGCTCCATCATAAGGTCGCGGAGCTCATCGCACCCAAAACCGATGTCGAGGCGGGCGGCCTCGTGATAGCCGGCACCCACACCCATTCGGCCCAGGGCAACTATTTCGGCGACATCATTTATGACAGGATGGCTTCGCCGGCGGAAGGCTTCGAGGAGAAGCTTTTCAATTTCATGGCGGAGCAGATCGCCGGCGCCGTGATCCGGGCTTGCGAGGGCCGCCGTCCCGCGAAGATCGCCACCGGTATGATAGAGATTCCCGGCGTCAACCGCAACCGCAGCCTTCCGGCCCATCACAGGAATAAAACCCTTGAGGGGAGGAAGCCGGGCCCGCGCGAAGCGGTGAACCCGGAGCTCCGGATGATCCGCGTCGACTGCCGGACGGCCGACGGAGCCTATGTGCCGATTGGCGCATTTTCGACATTTTCACTCCATCCCAACCTCGGCAATGAGGACACCGGCATGGTCTACAGCGGCGACATCACGTCCTATGCGGAGCGGTTCGTCGAAAACGGCATCAGGCAGCGCTATCCTTCCGCCGCGGATCCGGTGCACGCCATGGCCAACTTCACCCACGGCGACACGACGCCTGATTACGGCGATAAGGAAAAGCTCGGCTACGAGGCGATGCGCCGCATCGGCGCCATGATCGGGAACAAGGCGCTGGAGCTCTTTTTCTCCCTTGAAAATAAGAGCGCCGGCGACGCCGTGATACGATACCGCTCCGGCGAGGTCGATGTATATGCCGACCGATGCTGTGAAAGCGAATGTCTCTGCGAAAAGCCGGCCGCCGGCGAAGCGACCTTCGGCGGGGCCACCGACCGGCCCGTGAAATTCCTCAACTGGCTCCCCGGCTTCGCCCCCGGGTGGCCCCGGCGCAACCCGGGCAAGGACTGCCAGGGCGCGAAGAGGATCATGGGCGGCTCCCTCCAGCACAGGCTCTTTCCGGTGTCGGAGTATCCCCGCCATCTCTTTATCCAGGCCCTGCAGGTCCACGACATGGTGCTCCTCCCGCTACCCTTTGAGGTCACCGTCGAGGCCGGCAGGCTCGTTGCCGGACGGTGCCGCGACGCGGCCCTGAAGGCGGGGCTGCCCGATAGTTATCGGTACACGGTCATGGATGTCTCCAACGGCTACTGGGGCTACTGCGCCACCGCCGATGAGTATTCCCTCCAGTATTACGAGGGAGGCAGCACCCTCTACGGTCCCGGAACGGCCGGTTACCTGGCGGCGAGGCTGAGCCGTCTCGTGGCCGACCTGCCCATGGGAAGCGGCGGGGATCTTCCTTCGGCGTGGACCTTTGTCGTCAAGGAAGGGAAGAGCTATTATCCTGCCGCCGGCGAGGCGGCAGGACTGAGGATCATAGAGAAAAACCCCGAATTGATCGATCTCGCGAAGAAGGGCGGCGAATCCTTCTGGACCTTCCGGTGGCGGGACGTGCAGCCGGGACTGATACGCCTCCACGAGCCCCTGGTTGCGGTGGAGGTGAGCGATGACGGCGCTACCTGGCGCCCCCATGCCACGGGCGGAGAGGCGGCCGATGATCGGGGCTGCGATATAGCCATCCTGTGCGTGAAGCCGAAGGCGTCACCGGGGATGGCCCTGTACGAGGCGCGGTGGTACAACCCGGTCAGGGAAAAAGGAAGGTTTTATCGCTTCACCATCCATCCGCGGAAGGGCCAGGCCGTGCTCCACTCGCCTGCGTTTTAATCGATATTTCGAAGGCGAGGTTGCGCAACCTCGCCTTCGAAATATCCCTCCCCAAAATCCTCTTGACAAAGCCTTCCATCGGAGAAGACAATGGCGGCCTATGAAAAAGACCTCCCCGTCATCGAACAGTTTTCGTGATTTCGGCAAGCAGTATGTCCCGCTGATCGACGCTTCAATGAAAGAGTATTTCAAGCTCAAGATCAGCGGAGCCGAGATGCCGGATATCCGGGAGATGTACGGGCTCCTGTCCGAGTACTGCATGAGGGACGGGAAACGGGTGAGGCCCCTGGTCCTTCTCGCTTCCTGTTTCGGCTACGGAAGCGTGTGGAACCGGGACGACCTCGTGCGCATGGCCTCGGTGCTGGAAATGATGCACTCGTTCCTCCTCATACAGGACGATATCATCGACCGGTCGGCCCTGCGCCGGGGCGGAAAGAGCCTGCACCTTGTCTGCGATGACAGCTACGGGAAGCGCTCCCACGACGAGGCGATCGGGAGCCACATCGCCCTGATCCTGGGGGACGTCCTGTT
The sequence above is drawn from the Spirochaetota bacterium genome and encodes:
- a CDS encoding neutral/alkaline non-lysosomal ceramidase N-terminal domain-containing protein, whose product is MKTLTMPVIILFTLVAAGCASLKPVTISIGKPAPLAAWDVPTLLAGASRADITPPPGLPLAGHSLQGGFSKGVRTRLYARVIYLKPKTGRPVALVQADILSGSRMLHHKVAELIAPKTDVEAGGLVIAGTHTHSAQGNYFGDIIYDRMASPAEGFEEKLFNFMAEQIAGAVIRACEGRRPAKIATGMIEIPGVNRNRSLPAHHRNKTLEGRKPGPREAVNPELRMIRVDCRTADGAYVPIGAFSTFSLHPNLGNEDTGMVYSGDITSYAERFVENGIRQRYPSAADPVHAMANFTHGDTTPDYGDKEKLGYEAMRRIGAMIGNKALELFFSLENKSAGDAVIRYRSGEVDVYADRCCESECLCEKPAAGEATFGGATDRPVKFLNWLPGFAPGWPRRNPGKDCQGAKRIMGGSLQHRLFPVSEYPRHLFIQALQVHDMVLLPLPFEVTVEAGRLVAGRCRDAALKAGLPDSYRYTVMDVSNGYWGYCATADEYSLQYYEGGSTLYGPGTAGYLAARLSRLVADLPMGSGGDLPSAWTFVVKEGKSYYPAAGEAAGLRIIEKNPELIDLAKKGGESFWTFRWRDVQPGLIRLHEPLVAVEVSDDGATWRPHATGGEAADDRGCDIAILCVKPKASPGMALYEARWYNPVREKGRFYRFTIHPRKGQAVLHSPAF